One [Clostridium] saccharolyticum WM1 DNA segment encodes these proteins:
- a CDS encoding transglutaminase-like domain-containing protein, translating into MKKNLLVAAMSAMLLIGTAITSFADTYDPQYPLKGYIEPWLINSPVTGETAWKSDPNNFIYLSNNHRQYAFDLAVKNRDPLSLNYFRGEELASIAELANYQTTGLSPDQGNVDRLATEVRNFLNSFDWRNASDYEKAVQIAKRITKADYLDQEGTQYPYSCLVEGKANCNGYTWAANLLAACVGLPNDSLGSVSHAYPVFLVDGVWLSYEPTSKDNYFNIAEVYTPVYYLAGEPHLTPLGEYCKVTGYQIPESVEGKFPNISYGIIYGKQAPFIKFN; encoded by the coding sequence ATGAAAAAGAATTTATTAGTGGCAGCGATGTCAGCTATGTTATTGATTGGAACAGCAATAACATCCTTTGCGGATACGTATGATCCGCAATATCCATTAAAAGGCTATATTGAACCATGGCTTATAAATAGCCCAGTGACTGGAGAAACAGCTTGGAAGAGTGATCCAAATAACTTTATTTATTTGTCTAATAATCATAGACAATATGCATTTGATCTTGCAGTTAAAAACAGAGATCCACTTTCCCTAAATTATTTCAGAGGAGAAGAGTTGGCTTCTATTGCAGAGTTAGCCAATTATCAAACTACTGGTTTAAGTCCAGATCAGGGGAATGTTGATCGTCTGGCAACAGAGGTGCGAAACTTTTTAAACAGCTTTGATTGGAGAAATGCTTCAGATTATGAGAAAGCAGTTCAGATTGCAAAGAGAATTACGAAAGCAGATTATCTGGATCAGGAAGGAACACAGTATCCCTATAGTTGCTTGGTGGAAGGAAAGGCTAACTGCAATGGCTATACTTGGGCAGCGAATTTACTGGCAGCTTGTGTTGGGTTACCTAATGATAGTCTTGGCTCTGTAAGCCACGCTTACCCAGTGTTTTTAGTAGATGGTGTATGGTTGTCTTATGAACCAACAAGTAAGGATAATTACTTTAATATTGCAGAGGTTTATACCCCTGTATATTATCTGGCAGGAGAACCTCATTTAACTCCGTTAGGAGAATACTGTAAAGTAACTGGCTATCAAATTCCAGAGAGTGTAGAAGGAAAGTTCCCCAACATTTCCTATGGTATTATTTATGGAAAACAAGCACCATTTATAAAGTTTAATTAA